A stretch of the Bdellovibrio sp. 22V genome encodes the following:
- a CDS encoding KpsF/GutQ family sugar-phosphate isomerase, translating to MSRIVQQGLRVLEVEAQAIVGLRDRLGAEFEQVVKTIKECKGKLILTGMGKSGQIARKLASTFSSTGTPAVFLHPAESSHGDLGIVGNDDVVIAISYGGESPEFAGILRFVARKGIPLIAITGKTTSSLAKAAQITLDVYVSEEACPLGLAPTASSTATLAMGDAVAMAVMAEKGFGPEDFAEFHPGGSLGYRLLTRVKDVMHTGEALPTVGLEAPIRQVFSAMTHKDVRGAAGIVDDKGDLVGVVTDGQIRRRLEKSDDPLTGVAKDLMTTNPRTIDVNELAEKALFVMEQFQINMLFVLDKESATPRKPVGILHVQDLLKAKVR from the coding sequence ATGTCTAGAATTGTGCAACAAGGTCTCAGAGTACTGGAAGTCGAAGCGCAAGCCATCGTTGGTTTGCGCGATCGCTTGGGTGCAGAGTTTGAACAAGTTGTTAAAACAATCAAAGAGTGCAAAGGAAAGTTGATTTTGACTGGCATGGGTAAGTCCGGTCAGATCGCAAGAAAGCTTGCCAGCACTTTTTCTTCAACGGGAACTCCCGCGGTGTTTTTGCATCCGGCGGAAAGTTCTCACGGTGATTTGGGAATTGTCGGTAACGACGATGTCGTTATTGCTATTTCTTATGGCGGGGAATCCCCGGAGTTTGCAGGGATCCTGCGTTTTGTCGCCCGTAAGGGAATTCCTCTAATTGCGATCACGGGAAAAACCACTTCGTCATTGGCCAAGGCAGCACAGATCACTTTGGATGTGTATGTTTCTGAAGAGGCCTGTCCTTTAGGACTTGCTCCTACGGCGAGTAGCACTGCGACTTTAGCTATGGGAGACGCGGTCGCAATGGCCGTGATGGCTGAAAAAGGTTTTGGTCCTGAAGACTTCGCGGAGTTTCATCCCGGCGGCAGTTTGGGGTATCGTCTCTTAACGCGCGTAAAAGATGTGATGCATACGGGAGAGGCTTTGCCGACCGTCGGCCTTGAAGCGCCTATTCGTCAGGTGTTTTCAGCAATGACTCACAAAGATGTGCGTGGGGCGGCGGGTATTGTTGACGACAAAGGCGATCTGGTGGGAGTCGTTACGGACGGCCAAATTCGTCGCCGCCTGGAAAAAAGTGATGATCCGCTCACCGGTGTCGCAAAAGATCTTATGACAACAAATCCGCGCACGATTGACGTCAATGAACTGGCAGAGAAAGCCTTATTTGTGATGGAACAATTCCAAATCAATATGCTTTTTGTCTTGGATAAAGAGTCAGCGACTCCACGTAAGCCTGTGGGGATTTTGCATGTCCAGGATTTATTGAAAGCGAAGGTGCGATAA
- a CDS encoding flagellar basal body-associated FliL family protein — translation MAENEDTTKVEEEKKDGAPEEASEDLLSLESLDEAIASEDPDFANSLNEIGPDDPANVEIYAEGSELEYTLADEVKLWKATPGVRAKAATFFPFLPKISYKIKMRRTVLRLSWLKWKEQARYNIRHAGPLLGAWFKKKLQSLKAGLGASLETFKSFTLVKKLAFFGLILVTAASVFVLYRVSTKGLLPHQEDLFISSMADWAQQKYTYDPKTEVESFYESTRASQNILVLKKMVVNLRRSSESGPNPMGAFEFYVEGAASEVVVEIKDREPEVEDLFLRTIEDMTFDQVASGEGKQLLCERLRKEVNKILTKGYVRRVFIKTAIVKP, via the coding sequence TTGGCAGAGAATGAGGATACGACCAAAGTAGAGGAAGAAAAGAAAGACGGTGCCCCTGAAGAGGCGTCCGAAGATCTTCTTTCGTTAGAGTCGTTGGATGAGGCCATCGCCTCGGAAGACCCTGACTTTGCCAATTCCTTAAATGAAATCGGTCCCGACGATCCCGCGAACGTCGAAATTTACGCGGAAGGTTCCGAGCTAGAGTACACACTCGCTGACGAAGTGAAGCTGTGGAAGGCGACACCGGGAGTACGAGCGAAAGCCGCGACTTTTTTTCCATTCTTACCGAAGATTTCCTACAAAATTAAAATGCGTCGTACGGTTCTGCGTTTGAGTTGGCTTAAATGGAAAGAACAAGCACGCTACAACATTCGTCATGCGGGTCCTCTTTTAGGTGCGTGGTTTAAAAAGAAACTGCAAAGCCTTAAAGCGGGCCTCGGAGCAAGTCTTGAGACTTTTAAGTCTTTTACACTTGTAAAAAAGCTGGCGTTTTTTGGACTGATTCTGGTAACGGCGGCCTCCGTGTTTGTCCTTTACCGGGTCAGCACGAAAGGCCTTCTGCCGCACCAAGAGGATCTTTTCATCAGCTCCATGGCGGATTGGGCTCAGCAAAAATACACCTATGATCCCAAGACGGAAGTGGAATCTTTTTACGAGTCGACGCGGGCTTCGCAAAATATTTTAGTACTGAAAAAGATGGTGGTGAATTTGCGCCGCTCTTCCGAGTCAGGTCCAAATCCCATGGGCGCTTTCGAGTTTTATGTTGAAGGTGCGGCTTCAGAGGTTGTTGTGGAAATCAAAGACCGCGAACCTGAAGTGGAAGACCTTTTCTTAAGAACCATTGAGGACATGACTTTTGATCAAGTCGCTTCAGGCGAAGGCAAGCAGCTTTTGTGTGAACGCTTGCGCAAAGAAGTGAATAAGATTTTGACTAAAGGTTACGTGCGCAGGGTTTTTATCAAGACGGCGATCGTGAAGCCATAA
- the yihA gene encoding ribosome biogenesis GTP-binding protein YihA/YsxC — MPKTIQFIKSAVLEKDYPLHSKAEVAIAGRSNAGKSSFINTLAKNKVAKVSSTPGKTRLLNFFDMENSYVLVDMPGYGFAARSGDEMVEWHKMIETYLMTRENLCGLLLVMDIRRSWTDDEELLKKFSDEKGFPIAVVLTKVDKLSRSQMLQAVAKIKKTSGLSAVFPVSALKKEGQEAVEEYIYENWVKA, encoded by the coding sequence ATGCCAAAGACAATTCAGTTCATTAAAAGCGCCGTCCTCGAAAAAGATTACCCTTTGCATAGTAAAGCTGAAGTCGCCATCGCAGGGCGCTCTAATGCCGGCAAATCTTCTTTCATTAATACCCTCGCAAAAAATAAAGTCGCGAAAGTGAGTTCGACACCGGGTAAAACTCGTTTGTTGAATTTCTTCGATATGGAAAATTCTTACGTGTTAGTCGATATGCCAGGTTATGGATTCGCGGCTCGTTCCGGTGATGAAATGGTGGAGTGGCACAAGATGATCGAGACGTATTTAATGACTCGCGAGAATCTTTGCGGCTTGCTTCTGGTGATGGATATTCGCCGTTCTTGGACTGACGATGAAGAGCTTCTAAAAAAGTTTTCCGACGAAAAAGGATTCCCTATCGCGGTCGTTCTTACGAAAGTGGATAAGCTTTCGCGCAGTCAAATGTTGCAAGCCGTGGCGAAAATTAAAAAGACTTCCGGCTTGAGTGCCGTCTTCCCGGTTTCCGCTTTGAAAAAAGAAGGCCAAGAGGCTGTCGAAGAATATATCTATGAAAACTGGGTGAAGGCATGA
- the kdsB gene encoding 3-deoxy-manno-octulosonate cytidylyltransferase produces the protein MKIIGVIPARYGSTRFPGKPLVNLQGRPLIQWTIEGAKKSKLLSDLIVATDDERIKAAAEAVGAKVAMTASELPTGSDRIHAAIQNVDCDVVVNIQGDEPLVTGDLVDRLAQVFVNDPKMDMATLAHPISEEELQSVNSVKVVLNYNDEALYFSRYSIPYSRVKAGDMGTYEGCLKHIGMYAYSKSFLKRFCEAPPALIEKAESLEQLRALYLGARIKVIRVKEASLGVDTPEDLVRLEKLLSQGM, from the coding sequence ATGAAGATTATCGGAGTGATTCCTGCGCGCTATGGTTCCACACGTTTTCCCGGAAAACCCTTGGTGAACTTGCAGGGTCGCCCTCTGATTCAGTGGACCATTGAAGGAGCTAAGAAATCAAAACTTCTCAGCGATCTTATTGTCGCGACGGACGATGAAAGAATCAAAGCGGCAGCGGAAGCTGTGGGAGCCAAAGTCGCAATGACAGCCAGTGAACTGCCAACGGGTAGCGATCGTATCCATGCGGCGATTCAAAATGTGGATTGTGATGTCGTCGTCAATATCCAAGGCGATGAGCCTTTAGTGACCGGAGACCTCGTAGATCGTTTGGCGCAAGTTTTTGTCAATGACCCGAAAATGGATATGGCGACACTAGCGCATCCAATCAGCGAAGAAGAATTGCAATCAGTGAATTCAGTGAAGGTTGTTTTGAATTATAACGACGAAGCTCTTTATTTCAGTCGTTACTCCATTCCTTATTCGCGCGTAAAAGCCGGCGACATGGGTACTTATGAAGGGTGCCTGAAGCATATTGGCATGTATGCTTATTCAAAAAGTTTTTTAAAGCGGTTCTGTGAAGCTCCGCCGGCTCTCATCGAGAAAGCAGAGAGCCTGGAGCAACTCAGAGCTTTGTATTTAGGTGCAAGAATCAAAGTAATTAGAGTCAAGGAAGCAAGTCTCGGTGTGGATACTCCCGAAGATTTGGTACGACTCGAAAAACTCTTAAGTCAGGGGATGTAA
- a CDS encoding sigma 54-interacting transcriptional regulator: protein MQQPFLKILSENTKTLPVSEFMTLGKDPQCQIQLSGSQISDRHARIERKDHDFVIRDLRSLTGTYVNNARVMEAFLREGDIIRIGEQEFIFMEKNEEQASFPLKSRNEVWNSELQTLSNVAKTDFPVLILGPSGTGKDVIAQALHENSLRELGPFLSVNCSALSETLIESELFGHVKGSFTGAISDRKGAFEAARGGTLFLDEIGDLSYSLQAKLLRALENNEIRPVGADRNVKTDVRIIAATHQNLSEKIKEGTFRADLYFRLNVVTVAPPALEYRMEDFEDLLYGFARNMRVRFSFGAIARMKQHSWPGNIRELKNLVSRAAALYPKLQITEEHIEKLIDRTLLERPDENVTNNIPVIKEIEKQMIIKRLSANRGNQRRTAQDLGMPKSTLHDRLKYYNIDISNFKL, encoded by the coding sequence ATGCAACAACCCTTTCTTAAAATCTTAAGCGAAAACACGAAAACTCTTCCCGTTAGTGAGTTTATGACGCTGGGAAAAGACCCACAATGTCAGATTCAACTCTCGGGCTCACAGATCTCCGACCGCCATGCGCGAATTGAAAGAAAAGATCATGATTTTGTGATCCGCGACCTTCGTTCACTGACAGGCACCTACGTTAACAACGCCCGCGTGATGGAGGCCTTTTTACGTGAAGGCGACATCATTCGCATCGGCGAACAGGAATTCATCTTTATGGAGAAAAACGAAGAGCAAGCGTCCTTCCCGCTGAAGAGCCGCAACGAGGTTTGGAACTCTGAACTGCAAACCTTATCCAACGTGGCGAAAACAGATTTTCCGGTTCTTATCTTGGGCCCTTCGGGAACCGGTAAAGACGTTATCGCGCAAGCGTTGCACGAAAACAGTTTGCGCGAACTAGGTCCTTTTCTCAGCGTGAACTGCAGCGCCCTCAGCGAAACTTTGATTGAGAGTGAACTTTTCGGTCACGTCAAAGGTTCTTTCACCGGCGCCATTTCCGACCGTAAAGGTGCCTTTGAAGCCGCTCGCGGAGGAACCCTTTTCCTCGACGAAATCGGTGATCTTTCTTACAGCTTGCAGGCAAAACTTTTGCGTGCTCTGGAAAACAACGAGATTCGCCCCGTGGGCGCGGATCGCAACGTAAAAACGGATGTGCGCATCATCGCGGCGACTCACCAAAATCTGAGTGAAAAAATCAAGGAAGGCACTTTCCGTGCCGATCTTTATTTCCGCTTGAACGTGGTGACCGTGGCCCCTCCCGCCTTGGAATATCGCATGGAGGACTTCGAAGATCTTCTTTACGGTTTTGCCCGCAACATGCGTGTCCGGTTTTCTTTCGGAGCCATTGCACGAATGAAACAGCATTCCTGGCCGGGAAACATTCGTGAACTTAAAAATCTTGTCAGCAGAGCTGCCGCCCTCTATCCGAAATTACAAATCACCGAAGAGCATATCGAAAAACTGATTGACCGCACGCTGCTTGAAAGACCGGATGAAAATGTCACCAACAACATTCCCGTCATTAAAGAGATTGAAAAACAGATGATTATTAAACGTCTGAGCGCGAATCGCGGGAATCAACGTCGAACTGCGCAGGATTTGGGAATGCCGAAAAGCACGCTGCATGACCGGCTCAAATACTACAATATCGATATTTCCAACTTTAAGCTCTGA
- a CDS encoding AGE family epimerase/isomerase encodes MSLKSDALIEKSKNWLTDDVFPLWATQGIDRERGGFIESLSFHGEPLDVPRRAMVQARQMYSFLTAAKLGCYPKASAYPLVEMGGRYLINNYSLPSGAFIHSINIDGSAKSSTPDLYTEAFVLFALAQTYIVEPKAEIKHRAKELVKYLYRERKVAGGGFTEVDDKGNKSYKSNPHMHMFESAIAWMQIDGDQEWKDLGHDIITLCLNKFIDKKSGVLGEYFDENWNPILVDGKFIYEPGHQYEWAWLMSLYQDLTGQDLKSIRHQLFQLAEKYGVSPTRHVVFDEMWSDYTPKLQSSRFWPQCERIKAAVRLGREVEHDHQGLYITAAEDAMVTLFKFFETPKKGMWYDMLSENDEFNANSSKASSLYHIINAMEEFINLRPQLRP; translated from the coding sequence ATGTCTTTAAAATCCGATGCATTAATAGAAAAATCCAAAAACTGGCTGACAGACGACGTCTTCCCTTTGTGGGCGACCCAAGGTATCGATCGCGAGCGCGGTGGATTTATCGAAAGCCTTTCATTCCATGGCGAGCCTCTGGACGTTCCACGCAGAGCCATGGTCCAAGCTCGGCAGATGTACTCTTTTTTAACGGCAGCGAAACTGGGCTGTTATCCAAAAGCTTCTGCTTATCCATTGGTGGAAATGGGCGGACGTTATCTTATCAATAACTATTCCCTCCCATCGGGAGCATTCATCCACTCGATCAACATTGATGGATCAGCAAAAAGCTCCACGCCGGATCTTTATACCGAAGCTTTCGTTCTATTCGCCTTGGCACAAACATACATTGTTGAGCCCAAAGCTGAAATCAAACATCGCGCAAAAGAACTTGTGAAATATCTGTACCGCGAGCGCAAAGTGGCGGGTGGCGGTTTCACCGAAGTCGACGACAAAGGCAACAAGTCTTACAAGTCCAACCCGCACATGCACATGTTTGAATCCGCGATCGCGTGGATGCAAATCGACGGTGATCAAGAGTGGAAAGATTTAGGTCACGACATTATCACTTTGTGCTTGAATAAATTCATCGACAAAAAATCCGGAGTCTTGGGCGAATACTTCGATGAAAACTGGAATCCCATTTTAGTCGATGGAAAGTTTATTTACGAGCCTGGCCATCAATATGAGTGGGCGTGGCTGATGTCTTTATATCAGGATCTGACGGGACAGGACTTAAAATCTATACGTCACCAGCTTTTCCAACTTGCAGAGAAATACGGAGTATCACCTACACGTCATGTGGTCTTTGACGAAATGTGGAGTGATTATACACCGAAACTTCAATCTTCCCGCTTCTGGCCTCAGTGTGAACGCATTAAAGCGGCCGTACGTTTGGGACGAGAGGTAGAGCATGACCATCAAGGCCTTTACATCACAGCCGCGGAAGATGCGATGGTCACTTTGTTTAAATTCTTTGAAACGCCAAAAAAAGGTATGTGGTACGATATGCTTTCAGAAAATGATGAGTTTAATGCAAACTCATCGAAGGCAAGCTCTCTTTATCACATTATCAATGCGATGGAAGAGTTTATCAATTTGCGCCCGCAACTGCGCCCTTAA
- a CDS encoding amino acid permease — MKKALNLPHLIFYGIGMILGAGIYSVIGKAAGVAQEGLWLSFLLAALCASLTALSYAELATMFPRTGGEYIYLKSIFPSLPYFALVCGSMMVFAGISTATTVAIAFAGYLQQFAAVPMWATSAGLLGVFTLVNIAGIKESSWVNIVFTLIELSGLILFIIVGTQSEKFGAALSEVRFDGAMISGAALVIFAYFGFENIVNLIEETKEPEEQLPKAIFISVALSTVLYVLVSLAALALGTPQELGASDAPLSDVTRKTNPLVASALGGIAMFSTANTVLISMLSTSRVIFSMAREKDLPGVFTKVSPKRATPWVASIVVFGLALSLLPVGGIEVIASASSFATMLAFSVINLALIHLRFVEPDKERPFKVPLSIGKFPVITGLAAAVSIALLFFFTKEVYLLGGFVFAVVSLLFLFRKYVQKKY; from the coding sequence ATGAAAAAAGCGCTGAATCTGCCGCATCTTATTTTTTACGGAATCGGGATGATCCTGGGGGCGGGAATTTACTCCGTTATTGGCAAAGCGGCTGGCGTTGCACAAGAAGGACTCTGGTTGAGTTTTTTATTAGCGGCGCTTTGTGCATCGTTAACGGCTTTGTCCTATGCCGAACTTGCGACAATGTTTCCCCGCACGGGAGGCGAGTATATTTATCTTAAAAGTATTTTTCCTTCCTTGCCTTACTTTGCTTTGGTTTGCGGCTCCATGATGGTGTTTGCGGGAATCAGCACCGCGACCACGGTGGCTATCGCTTTCGCGGGTTATTTGCAACAATTCGCCGCCGTTCCGATGTGGGCCACTTCCGCGGGACTTTTAGGAGTCTTCACGCTCGTAAATATTGCAGGCATTAAGGAATCAAGCTGGGTGAATATTGTTTTTACTCTTATAGAACTTTCGGGGTTGATTTTATTTATCATCGTCGGCACGCAATCGGAAAAGTTCGGAGCCGCCTTGTCAGAAGTTCGCTTCGATGGCGCGATGATTTCAGGGGCGGCGCTGGTGATTTTTGCTTACTTCGGTTTCGAAAATATCGTGAATTTGATTGAAGAAACCAAAGAGCCGGAAGAGCAGCTGCCTAAAGCGATCTTTATCAGTGTGGCGCTTTCAACTGTTTTGTATGTGCTTGTCAGTTTAGCCGCGTTGGCTTTGGGAACACCGCAAGAGCTCGGAGCCAGCGACGCTCCATTAAGTGACGTGACGAGAAAAACGAACCCGTTGGTGGCGAGCGCTTTGGGAGGGATAGCCATGTTTTCGACGGCGAACACGGTTTTAATCTCGATGCTCTCGACCAGTCGTGTGATTTTTAGTATGGCCCGAGAAAAAGATCTGCCCGGAGTTTTTACCAAAGTATCGCCCAAAAGAGCCACGCCGTGGGTGGCGTCCATTGTGGTTTTTGGTTTGGCGTTGTCGCTGCTGCCGGTGGGTGGCATTGAAGTGATTGCAAGCGCTTCTTCTTTTGCAACAATGCTGGCATTTTCCGTCATCAATTTAGCGTTGATTCACTTGCGTTTCGTCGAGCCTGATAAGGAACGTCCTTTTAAAGTGCCTCTGTCTATCGGGAAGTTTCCAGTCATTACGGGTCTTGCTGCGGCGGTCTCGATAGCGCTTCTCTTCTTCTTCACGAAAGAAGTGTATCTGCTGGGAGGATTTGTTTTCGCGGTCGTCAGCTTACTTTTTCTTTTTCGCAAATACGTACAGAAAAAGTATTAA
- a CDS encoding CTP synthase, with protein sequence MKQKFIFVTGGVVSSIGKGLTAASLGSLLEARGHRVTIMKFDPYLNVDPGTMSPFQHGEVYVTEDGAETDLDLGHYERFTSAVMNRANSVSTGQIYDTVLSRERRGDYLGGTVQVIPHITEEIKARIYEAAQGSEIILVEIGGTVGDIEGQPFLEAIRQMRLDVGQENSVLVHVTYVPYIAAAGELKSKPTQHSVKELREIGLQPDFLVCRSEKVIDENLKGKIGLFCSVKAENVIAAQDSRFIYEVPLALHREKLDELIVARLGLSSGKPDLKGWQNLVKVLSNPTHTVKIGVVGKYVDLKESYKSLHEALVHGGIANNARVEIIYVDSEKVTDKTVHQLLGKVDGILVPGGFGTRGVEGKITAIKYAREKRVPFFGICFGMQLSAIEFARNVCGIKDATSREFHAETKRSGNFVIDTMVEQRGIVNKGGTMRLGAFPCHLMTGSRAQQVYKASNIMERHRHRFEFNNKYKALFEKNGMVASGICKERDLVEIVELPDHPWFVGVQYHPEFKSKPLAPHPLFVHFVKAGLKKK encoded by the coding sequence TTGAAACAAAAATTTATATTTGTCACCGGAGGCGTTGTTTCTTCGATTGGCAAAGGACTCACGGCAGCGAGCTTAGGTTCGTTGTTGGAAGCTCGCGGTCACCGTGTGACCATCATGAAGTTCGATCCTTATTTGAACGTCGATCCCGGAACAATGTCGCCGTTTCAACATGGTGAAGTGTATGTGACCGAAGACGGTGCGGAAACTGACTTGGATTTGGGTCACTATGAAAGATTCACATCCGCTGTTATGAATCGTGCGAATTCGGTATCGACAGGTCAGATTTATGACACTGTTTTGTCACGCGAAAGACGTGGCGACTATTTGGGTGGAACAGTCCAGGTTATTCCTCATATCACTGAAGAAATCAAAGCGCGCATTTACGAAGCCGCTCAAGGCAGCGAAATCATTCTTGTCGAAATCGGCGGGACCGTCGGGGATATCGAAGGTCAGCCTTTCTTAGAGGCCATTCGTCAGATGCGTTTGGATGTGGGGCAAGAAAACTCAGTGCTTGTGCATGTCACTTACGTTCCTTACATTGCCGCAGCCGGGGAGCTGAAATCAAAACCTACGCAACACTCCGTGAAAGAGTTGCGTGAGATCGGTTTACAACCGGATTTCTTGGTATGCCGCTCGGAAAAAGTTATTGATGAAAATCTTAAAGGCAAAATCGGTTTGTTCTGTTCAGTGAAAGCGGAAAACGTAATTGCCGCGCAAGACAGCCGTTTTATCTATGAAGTGCCGTTGGCATTACATCGAGAGAAATTGGATGAACTGATTGTAGCGCGTTTAGGATTGTCTTCGGGCAAACCTGATTTGAAGGGCTGGCAAAACCTTGTAAAAGTTTTGAGCAACCCAACTCACACGGTCAAAATCGGTGTTGTTGGAAAGTATGTGGATCTTAAAGAATCCTATAAGTCTTTGCATGAGGCATTGGTTCATGGCGGTATCGCCAACAACGCGCGTGTGGAAATTATTTACGTCGACTCTGAGAAAGTGACAGATAAAACCGTTCATCAGCTTTTAGGAAAAGTGGATGGCATTCTTGTTCCAGGCGGTTTTGGTACGCGCGGAGTGGAAGGCAAAATCACGGCGATCAAGTACGCTCGTGAAAAACGGGTTCCGTTTTTTGGAATCTGCTTCGGTATGCAGTTGTCAGCGATTGAATTCGCGCGCAACGTATGCGGAATTAAAGATGCGACCAGCCGCGAGTTCCATGCGGAAACAAAACGCAGCGGTAATTTTGTTATTGATACAATGGTTGAGCAAAGAGGCATCGTCAACAAAGGCGGAACAATGCGCTTAGGAGCGTTCCCTTGTCATCTAATGACGGGGAGCCGCGCGCAGCAAGTTTACAAAGCCTCCAACATCATGGAACGTCATCGTCACCGTTTTGAATTCAACAACAAGTACAAAGCGTTGTTCGAGAAAAACGGCATGGTGGCATCGGGAATCTGTAAAGAGCGTGATCTCGTTGAGATCGTGGAACTTCCCGATCATCCATGGTTTGTCGGAGTACAATATCATCCTGAATTTAAATCTAAACCTCTAGCGCCTCATCCTCTCTTCGTGCATTTTGTAAAAGCAGGCTTGAAGAAGAAATAG